Proteins encoded in a region of the Zea mays cultivar B73 chromosome 4, Zm-B73-REFERENCE-NAM-5.0, whole genome shotgun sequence genome:
- the LOC100193887 gene encoding uncharacterized protein LOC100193887: MHKHGQSGMRIRCRLRPSSRRRCRLLGGDTTAFCASLVEGLAHLESTLEVDHHGGGGGVASPGTVSMRWCADAMRLVKRMQREMLAIFRKADVPVAAAAVSSSGAAADWFEHYMQETAALLDFCNAFKAAVSRMHRYCMVVDFAAQVAGRAAGGRDGGAAAFLVVESAGAAPEPCQAQSSSPPAAFREKMADAKAAVAEAERLGRAIIVSGGAGGDAGGMVVVTLVAKITTSILSMFVLQALTAPATVDSGGVRTTIASAVGVVPELEPWRESLSLIHARFPSPAAVAEHEKVATAVRDLVNGKVDGGEQLLRARSGELREGVEMFDCVLDEVFDEVVRGRNEMLGILRDKALT, encoded by the coding sequence ATGCATAAGCACGGGCAATCGGGCATGAGAATAAGGTGCCGCCTCCGGCCTAGTAGTCGCCGGAGATGTCGGCTTCTTGGCGGCGACACGACGGCCTTCTGCGCCTCGCTCGTCGAGGGGCTGGCACACCTCGAGAGCACGCTGGAGGTTGATCAtcacggcggcggcggtggtgtgGCGTCGCCGGGGACGGTGTCCATGCGATGGTGCGCGGACGCCATGCGGCTCGTGAAGCGGATGCAGCGTGAGATGCTGGCCATCTTCAGGAAAGCCGATGTGCCggtggccgccgccgccgtctcctCGTCCGGCGCTGCCGCGGACTGGTTCGAGCACTACATGCAGGAGACGGCGGCGCTGCTCGACTTCTGCAACGCGTTCAAGGCCGCCGTGTCGCGGATGCACCGCTACTGCATGGTCGTCGACTTCGCCGCGCAGGTCGCGGGCCGCGCCGCCGGTGGCCGCGACGGCGGCGCAGCAGCCTTCCTCGTCGTGGAGAGCGCCGGCGCCGCCCCTGAACCGTGCCAGGCCCAGTCGTCGTCACCGCCGGCCGCCTTCCGCGAAAAGATGGCGGACGCGAAGGCGGCGGTGGCCGAGGCGGAGCGTCTGGGAAGGGCGATCATCGTCTCCGGCGGCGCCGGCGGGGACGCTGGCGGCATGGTCGTCGTCACGCTCGTCGCCAAGATCACGACGTCCATCCTATCCATGTTCGTGCTCCAGGCTCTAACCGCCCCGGCCACCGTCGACAGCGGTGGCGTCCGGACCACGATCGCCTCCGCCGTTGGCGTCGTCCCTGAGCTTGAGCCGTGGCGCGAATCGTTGTCGTTGATCCACGCCCGGTTCCCGAGCCCTGCGGCCGTGGCAGAGCACGAGAAGGTCGCCACTGCGGTTCGAGACCTCGTCAATGGCAAGGTCGACGGCGGCGAGCAGCTGCTGAGGGCACGGTCAGGTGAGCTCAGGGAAGGGGTGGAGATGTTCGACTGTGTCCTTGACGAAGTATTTGATGAGGTGGTCAGGGGAAGGAATGAGATGCTGGGGATCCTCAGAGACAAGGCTCTAACTTGA